In Parcubacteria group bacterium CG10_big_fil_rev_8_21_14_0_10_36_14, the following proteins share a genomic window:
- a CDS encoding dCMP deaminase, giving the protein MAENFIRPSWDDYFMAIARIIATRSTCDRLRAGAVLVKNKRIISTGYNGSPPGLPHCDSEAGHLMEEGHCVRTIHAEHNTILQAAVTAGQTTEGATLYALYSPCIHCCKYIVAAGIKRIVIETIYRNSQAMDYLKQAGLEVVFYVPNQEWNENIKNLFENNVKKVNEKEVILEENAELQQEYPPINTFRQIY; this is encoded by the coding sequence ATGGCTGAAAATTTTATCCGTCCGTCATGGGACGATTACTTCATGGCGATTGCGCGCATTATCGCCACCAGAAGCACTTGCGACAGACTTCGCGCTGGCGCGGTTTTAGTTAAAAATAAAAGAATAATATCCACAGGCTACAATGGTTCTCCGCCCGGGCTTCCGCATTGTGACAGCGAAGCAGGGCATCTTATGGAAGAAGGACACTGCGTCCGTACAATCCACGCCGAGCATAACACGATTTTACAAGCCGCCGTAACTGCCGGACAGACTACCGAAGGTGCCACTCTCTATGCTCTTTATTCACCCTGTATTCATTGTTGCAAATATATCGTTGCTGCCGGAATTAAAAGAATTGTTATTGAAACAATTTATCGCAACTCGCAAGCAATGGATTACTTAAAACAAGCTGGATTAGAAGTTGTCTTTTACGTACCCAATCAAGAATGGAACGAAAATATAAAAAACTTATTTGAAAACAATGTAAAGAAAGTAAATGAAAAAGAAGTTATACTAGAAGAAAATGCAGAACTTCAGCAAGAATATCCCCCGATTAATACTTTCAGACAAATATACTAA
- the rplA gene encoding 50S ribosomal protein L1: protein MAKKIKKQKDKNVSVKTEKPNEEKNVKKQEENTGFDKSKTYSVEKAVKFARETSKVKFDPSVELHARLGIDPKKGEEQVRGTVVLPHGTGKTLRIAVFTSEKNEKDAKASGADIVGGEELINQIKQSGKVDFDVAVATPDIMPKMAPLAKVLGPKGMMPSPKNDTITTKIKEAVEQLKKGKIVFKNDDTANLHVALGKLSFDDNALKENIETFIAVLKKSKPASSKGIFIKGLVLSTSMGPGIKLEI from the coding sequence ATGGCAAAAAAAATAAAAAAGCAAAAAGATAAAAACGTATCAGTAAAGACAGAAAAACCAAATGAAGAAAAAAACGTCAAAAAACAGGAAGAAAATACAGGGTTTGATAAAAGCAAAACATACTCCGTTGAAAAAGCAGTAAAATTTGCAAGAGAAACCTCAAAAGTAAAATTTGACCCTTCTGTAGAACTTCACGCCCGCCTTGGAATTGATCCAAAAAAAGGCGAGGAGCAAGTTCGCGGAACAGTTGTTCTCCCTCATGGAACAGGAAAAACTCTTCGCATCGCAGTTTTTACAAGCGAAAAAAATGAAAAAGATGCAAAAGCAAGCGGTGCCGACATTGTCGGAGGCGAAGAACTCATCAATCAAATAAAACAATCGGGAAAAGTTGATTTTGACGTAGCGGTTGCAACACCTGATATAATGCCAAAAATGGCTCCTTTAGCAAAAGTCTTGGGGCCTAAGGGTATGATGCCTTCTCCTAAAAATGATACGATTACAACAAAGATAAAAGAAGCTGTAGAGCAATTAAAAAAAGGAAAGATTGTTTTTAAAAATGATGACACCGCCAATCTGCACGTTGCTCTTGGAAAATTATCATTTGACGACAACGCATTAAAAGAAAATATTGAAACATTTATTGCTGTTTTGAAAAAATCAAAACCAGCATCTTCAAAAGGAATATTTATTAAGGGCTTGGTTTTATCCACAAGTATGGGCCCTGGAATAAAATTGGAAATATAA
- the rplK gene encoding 50S ribosomal protein L11: MAKKIKTVIKLQIPAGAANPAPPVGPALGQHGLNISEFCAKYNDATKDMRGEIIPVEIYVYEDRSYTFKLKTPPASELLKKAAGVKKGSGKPLTEKVGSVTKAQIKEIAEKKMPDLNANNIEAATKIIEGTARQMGIEVK, translated from the coding sequence ATGGCAAAAAAAATAAAAACAGTTATAAAATTGCAAATCCCTGCCGGTGCAGCAAATCCGGCACCTCCGGTTGGTCCTGCATTGGGTCAGCACGGACTTAATATTTCAGAGTTTTGCGCAAAATACAATGACGCGACAAAAGATATGCGCGGAGAAATAATTCCTGTAGAAATTTATGTCTATGAAGACAGAAGTTATACCTTCAAATTAAAGACTCCTCCTGCATCAGAACTTTTGAAAAAAGCCGCCGGAGTTAAAAAAGGCTCTGGAAAACCGCTGACAGAAAAAGTTGGGAGTGTCACAAAAGCGCAAATAAAAGAAATTGCTGAGAAAAAAATGCCTGATTTAAATGCCAATAATATTGAAGCGGCAACGAAAATCATAGAAGGAACGGCAAGACAAATGGGAATTGAAGTAAAATAA
- a CDS encoding transcription termination/antitermination protein NusG, translating to MAKQLERGRQWYAVHTYSGYEENVAENLKQRIDSYDMHDKIFDVLIPTEKKIKIRNGKRKVVTEKIFPGYVLIDMMVTDDSWYMVRNTPNVTGFIGTGTIPTPLSEEEIKALQKRMGVDEPQYKMDVEIGDPVRITDGPFKNSEGKIDNVDNERGKVKVLVNVFGRETPVELDFLQVKKL from the coding sequence ATGGCAAAACAATTAGAACGCGGAAGGCAATGGTACGCTGTACACACTTATTCCGGATATGAAGAAAATGTTGCGGAAAACTTAAAACAACGCATCGATTCATACGATATGCATGATAAGATTTTTGATGTACTAATTCCAACCGAAAAAAAGATAAAAATTAGAAATGGAAAAAGAAAAGTGGTAACAGAAAAAATATTTCCCGGCTATGTCTTGATTGATATGATGGTGACTGACGATAGCTGGTATATGGTAAGAAACACTCCAAATGTAACGGGATTTATCGGCACAGGAACAATCCCTACACCGCTTTCTGAAGAGGAAATAAAAGCTCTGCAGAAAAGAATGGGCGTAGATGAACCACAATATAAAATGGATGTCGAAATCGGCGATCCAGTACGAATCACGGATGGCCCATTTAAAAATTCTGAAGGAAAAATTGATAATGTTGATAACGAACGCGGAAAGGTCAAAGTACTTGTAAATGTGTTCGGACGCGAAACACCCGTAGAATTAGACTTCCTTCAGGTGAAGAAACTCTAA
- a CDS encoding preprotein translocase subunit SecE, with amino-acid sequence MNKVMKYILESKAELKKVVWPNKKETTNYTILVIEISLGIALFFGVLDYFLTLGLENLIK; translated from the coding sequence ATGAATAAAGTAATGAAATATATCCTGGAGTCAAAAGCAGAACTCAAAAAAGTGGTTTGGCCCAATAAAAAAGAAACTACCAATTACACAATCTTGGTAATCGAAATTTCTTTGGGCATTGCCCTCTTTTTCGGAGTTTTGGACTACTTTTTAACTTTAGGATTAGAAAACTTGATAAAATAA